In Pseudomonas sp. Q1-7, the genomic window CGAATGCTCCGACCTTGAGCGCAGCGCCGAGGACAGCGCCCGCGCCCTGGCCGAGCGCAGCGCCGCCCTCAAGGCCCTGGCGGAAAGCGTCGAGGCGCGTGATCGCAGCACCATCAAACTCGCGGAAACCCTGCGCCAGGAAAAACTGCGCAATGACGAGTTGGCGGAAACCCTGCTGCGCCGTGCCGATGTCCTCGACGAACGCGAGGCTGCGCTGAACCGCCGGAACGATGAGCTGACGGAAAACTTCAAGCAACTGGTCGCCGCCAAGGACCGCTTTCGCGCGCTGGTCAAGGCCTTCAACGAAACGGTGCAGTTCAACGACACCCTCAACGTCATCTCCAGCGCCGCTCTGGACGACCTCCCGCACTGATCTCGCCCCATCGCCCCCGGACAGGGGGCGATGTCCGCTCGACTGCCGCGATCTCCCCTGGTTAATCGCATTCCACCCTCTATAGTGGGTCCAAACATCTCCCACTGCCCCGAGGTCCCGATGAAAGCACTCCCCCTGATCCTCGCCACCGGCCTGCTCGCGGCTTGCGCCGGCCAGCCCGCCAGCGAATCCCGCCGCCTGGACGGCGAGGTCTTCTATCTGCAGCGCATCGCCCTGCCGCCCACCGCGGTCCTCAGTGTCAGTCTGCAGGATGTTTCCGTGGCCGATGCGCCGGCGCGGGTGCTGGCCCGCCAGCAAGGGCCGGTCAAGGGCCAGGTGCCCCTGGCCTTCCGGCTCGATTACGACCCCGCCCGAATCCAACCGAATCACCGCTACGCGGTAAGTGCGCGCATCGAACTGGACGGCAAGCTGATGTTCATCAGCGCCGAGCAGCACTCGGTTAAACTCGACGGCTCCGACCCGCAGCCCCTGCGCGTCAAGGTCGACCCGGTCCGCTGAGAGTCGGTTCGACCGCCATGCCGATAGCCACAAGGATGCAGCCATGATCCGTTTCGCCACCCTCTGCGCCGGCCTCGCCCTGTCCGCCGGCGCCTACGCCCTGTCCCTCACCGACCTGACCCAGCAGGACGCCAGCGGCGGCCTCAAGGATGCCCTGATCCAGGGCGCCAAGGTCGCCGTGCAGCAGTTGGGCAAGCCGGGCGGTTTTTCCAATGACCCCGAAGTCCGTATCGAACTGCCGGGCAAGCTCGGCAAGGCCGCCAAGACCATGAAGATGATGGGCATGGGCGCCCAGGTGGATCAGCTCGAAGCGGCCATGAACAAGGCCGCCGAGGCCGCCGTGCCCCAGGCCCAGGCATTGCTGCTGGATGCGGTGAAGAAGATGACCGTGCAGGACGCCAAGGGCATCCTCAGCGGCCCGGACGATGCCGCGACCCAGTACCTGAACAAGACCAGCCGCGAGCAGTTGCGCGCGAGGTTCCTGCCCATCGTCAAGCAAGCCACCGACAAGGTCGGCCTGGCGCAGCAATACAACAGCTTCGCTGGTCAGGCGGCGAGCTTCGGCGTAGTGGACGCCAAGAGCGCCAACGTCGAGAGCTATGTGACCGAAGAAGCGCTGGACGGTCTGTTCAAGGTGATTGCCGAGCAGGAAGCCAGCATCCGCCAGAATCCGGCAGGAGCAGCCACCAGCCTGGCAAAGAAGGTGTTCGGGGCGCTCTGAGGTCGCTCGGCATGAAGAGCCCGGCATGATGCCTAATGCCAGTCAGATAAGCTTTTGGTTCCCTCTCCCCCAGCCCCTCTCCCACACGTGGGAGAGGGGTGACAAGCGTTCAAATGAACGGCATTGGGCTTGATGCCGAACTTTTTTGCGTACGCCAGGGGCACTCGAGCCCGGCATCGGATTAGCCCGCTGGCGTACCTTCACCTCGCCACAACCTCCACCCGCCTATCCCCCAGCGCCTCATCCAGCCCCTGGTGGAACCACCTCAACGCCTGCTCGAAGCGCCCATGCCAGAGCCGGTCGCTGGCACCAGCCCGGATGCCCGCCTGCACCCGCGCGGCCATGGCGAAGTCCTCCTCCAGGGCTGCATAGAGAATCGCGTTGTTCTTCTCGAAGTAGCGCTGCGCCTTCTCGGTGACCGGGGCTTCGGGCAGCAGCGTATGGCCGAGCACGCGGGTGGCCAGCGGACCATCGGGGAATACGGTGGAGAAGTCGATATGGTCCGGCTCCACCAGCACCAGGGTGTTGGGCCAGAGGAAATACAGCAGGTTACCGTGGCACCGCAGGTTCCAGTCGCATTCCGGCTGGTCGAGGACCTCCCGCAAGTTGCGTTTCACGTAGTAGTTGCGGATATGCCGGCCGAAGCGCTCGAACAGCCCCAGGTTGGGCCAGAACAGGTGGTCGATGGTGGCCTGGTGGGCCTTGGCGACGTGGTAGTTCTCCAGGAAGGTGTCGATGGTCAACTTCCAGTTCACCGGCCGACGGATGTCCTGGGGATCGAATAGCACGTGATCATCCAGGGCGAAGCTGTCGAAGTCGGCGAGAATCTGTTCGCCGAAGAAGGCGTCCATGTCCAACGCCGGTCCCGGCGAGTGGCGCGCCCAGATGGCGCCGAATCGCTCGGCCACCGGCACTTCGGTGAGATTCAGGCAGGCCCGGTCGACGCCTTCGAAACCATAGCCATGGGGGATGCCCCGCAACTGGCCGTCCGGGTTATAGGCCCAGGCGTGATAGGGGCAGACGAAAACCCGGTTGCGCCCGGCGGCATCGCCCACCAGCTGGGTGCCACGGTGCTTGCAGACGTTCAGGAAACCCCGCAACCGGCCTTGCTCGTCGCGGGTCAGCAACAGGGGCGCCAGCAGGTCGCGGGTAATGAAGTGACCCACCGCGACCTCGCTGGAGCGGGCCACCAGCAGCGGCTCGCGGCGCAGCACTTCATCCCGCTCACGGCGATAGCGCTGTTCGTCGAGGTAGGCCTCCACCGGCAGGGCCGAAGGCGACTCAACACATTCGGACAGGCCCTGCTCCACCAGGGACAAGGTTCTCTTGAGCAGTTCCACCTGGGTCGCGTGCTGCATGGTCACCTCTTCTTTTCCGTCGGGCGGTGATGCGTGCAGCCAGTCTCCGTCTGGCGGCGGACGGCGCCAAGGGCCCTGCTGGAAGTGGCTTAGTGATTGGCGGAAACGGCCGGATCGGCCATGAAAAAGGCCCCCGAAGGGGCCTCTTTCGTCAGTGGCTGGGCTGGGCGTCCGGCGTCAGCGCCGGCTGGACCTGCCGGGCCTCCACCGGCTTGACCCTGAACCAGGCCGCATAGAGCGCCGGCAGGAACAGCAGGGTCAGGGCCGTGGCGACGATCAGGCCGCCCATGATGGCCACGGCCATGGGGCCGAAGAACACGCTGCGCGACAACGGGATCATCGCCAGCACCGCCGCCAGGGCAGTGAGCACGATGGGCCGGAAGCGCCGCACCGTGGCTTCGATGATGGCATGCCAGCGGTCCAGTCCCTGGGCGATGTCCTGTTCGATCTGGTCCACGAGGATCACCGAGTTGCGCATGATCATCCCCGCCAGGGCGATGGTGCCGAGCATGGCGACGAAGCCGAAGGGCTGGCGGAACACCAGCAGGAACAGGGTTACGCCGATCAGGCCCAGGGGCGCGGTGATGAACACCATGGCCGAGCGCGAGAAGCTCTTCAGCTGCAGCATCAGCAGGGTCAGCACCACGACGACGAACAACGGCATGCCGGCGTTCACCGACTTCTGCCCGCGGGCGGAATCTTCCACGGTGCCGCCCACTTCCAGCAGGTAGCCATCCGGCAGCTCGGCGCGGATCGAGTCGAGGGTCGGCGAGATGTCCTTGACCAGGCTGGCCGGCAGGGACTTGTCG contains:
- a CDS encoding YbaY family lipoprotein produces the protein MKALPLILATGLLAACAGQPASESRRLDGEVFYLQRIALPPTAVLSVSLQDVSVADAPARVLARQQGPVKGQVPLAFRLDYDPARIQPNHRYAVSARIELDGKLMFISAEQHSVKLDGSDPQPLRVKVDPVR
- a CDS encoding DUF4197 domain-containing protein, translating into MIRFATLCAGLALSAGAYALSLTDLTQQDASGGLKDALIQGAKVAVQQLGKPGGFSNDPEVRIELPGKLGKAAKTMKMMGMGAQVDQLEAAMNKAAEAAVPQAQALLLDAVKKMTVQDAKGILSGPDDAATQYLNKTSREQLRARFLPIVKQATDKVGLAQQYNSFAGQAASFGVVDAKSANVESYVTEEALDGLFKVIAEQEASIRQNPAGAATSLAKKVFGAL
- a CDS encoding aromatic ring-hydroxylating oxygenase subunit alpha, whose translation is MQHATQVELLKRTLSLVEQGLSECVESPSALPVEAYLDEQRYRRERDEVLRREPLLVARSSEVAVGHFITRDLLAPLLLTRDEQGRLRGFLNVCKHRGTQLVGDAAGRNRVFVCPYHAWAYNPDGQLRGIPHGYGFEGVDRACLNLTEVPVAERFGAIWARHSPGPALDMDAFFGEQILADFDSFALDDHVLFDPQDIRRPVNWKLTIDTFLENYHVAKAHQATIDHLFWPNLGLFERFGRHIRNYYVKRNLREVLDQPECDWNLRCHGNLLYFLWPNTLVLVEPDHIDFSTVFPDGPLATRVLGHTLLPEAPVTEKAQRYFEKNNAILYAALEEDFAMAARVQAGIRAGASDRLWHGRFEQALRWFHQGLDEALGDRRVEVVAR